The following proteins are encoded in a genomic region of Candidatus Methylospira mobilis:
- a CDS encoding HAD family hydrolase: MNKPALLLFDLGGVLIENATCERLNRLLPQPLDDAIVKERWLHSSAIRRFERGDVSPQDFAESFLAEWDIRLTVDAFLQEFISWPKGFYPEARETLRILRQSYRVCCLSNSNVLHWERFGGFAEDFDIALSSHLLGVIKPDREAFTRALRECDIGPEEVCFFDDILTNIQAAQSIGMRAFHVEGFKSLQCVLQDQGLLPV, translated from the coding sequence ATGAATAAACCTGCGCTGTTACTGTTCGACCTCGGCGGAGTCCTGATAGAAAACGCCACCTGCGAACGCCTGAACCGTTTGCTGCCGCAACCGCTCGACGATGCGATCGTCAAGGAACGCTGGCTGCATTCCTCCGCGATCCGGCGATTCGAGCGCGGCGATGTTTCCCCCCAGGATTTCGCCGAAAGTTTTCTAGCCGAGTGGGATATCCGGCTTACTGTCGATGCATTCCTGCAGGAGTTTATTTCCTGGCCCAAGGGATTCTATCCCGAAGCCCGCGAAACGCTGCGCATTTTACGGCAAAGCTATCGCGTTTGCTGTTTGAGCAACTCGAATGTCCTGCATTGGGAAAGGTTCGGCGGCTTCGCGGAAGATTTCGACATCGCCCTCTCCTCCCATTTGCTGGGGGTCATCAAACCGGATCGGGAGGCGTTTACGCGAGCGTTGAGAGAATGCGATATCGGGCCGGAGGAAGTCTGCTTCTTTGACGATATATTAACCAATATCCAGGCGGCTCAAAGTATTGGCATGCGGGCGTTTCATGTCGAAGGCTTTAAATCGCTGCAATGCGTCCTGCAAGACCAAGGCCTGCTGCCTGTTTAA
- the blaOXA gene encoding class D beta-lactamase, which translates to MKLLFATLMLLINYPTQAADWQNNPELGKLFANAGVRGTFVLYDINANQFAGYDPVRAETRYIPASTFKIPNSLIGLAFGAVKSVDEILPYGGNPQPIKTWEQDMGLRAAIRISNVPVYQTLARRIGLERMRDSVKAIGYGNAETGNVVDKFWLAGPLKISAVEQTRFLARLARDDLPFPRKIQAAVRDIVRLEQGAGWTLYGKSGWAADENPAIGWWVGWLQKSEHLYSFALNIDMAQASDAAKRMELGKACLNALGLLDAAPAPAGGKQ; encoded by the coding sequence ATGAAACTTCTATTCGCTACCTTGATGCTGCTGATAAATTACCCGACACAGGCAGCCGATTGGCAGAACAACCCGGAACTGGGCAAGCTATTCGCCAATGCCGGCGTGCGCGGCACGTTCGTGCTGTATGACATCAACGCGAATCAGTTTGCCGGTTACGATCCTGTACGCGCCGAAACGCGCTATATTCCCGCCTCCACTTTTAAAATTCCCAACAGCCTGATCGGTCTTGCCTTCGGCGCGGTAAAAAGCGTGGATGAGATATTACCCTATGGCGGAAACCCTCAACCGATCAAGACATGGGAGCAGGATATGGGGTTGCGCGCGGCCATCAGGATTTCCAATGTACCCGTCTATCAGACGCTCGCCAGACGTATCGGACTGGAGCGCATGCGCGATAGTGTCAAGGCGATAGGATACGGCAATGCGGAAACAGGCAATGTCGTGGATAAATTCTGGCTGGCCGGCCCGCTGAAAATCAGCGCTGTGGAGCAAACGCGCTTTCTTGCGCGTCTGGCGCGGGATGACTTGCCGTTTCCCAGAAAGATTCAGGCAGCGGTACGCGATATTGTCCGGCTGGAGCAGGGCGCTGGGTGGACTTTATACGGCAAATCCGGCTGGGCCGCCGACGAAAATCCGGCGATCGGCTGGTGGGTCGGCTGGCTGCAAAAAAGCGAACATTTGTACAGTTTCGCATTAAATATCGATATGGCCCAGGCAAGCGATGCGGCGAAACGAATGGAACTGGGTAAAGCCTGCCTTAACGCATTGGGCTTATTGGACGCGGCTCCCGCGCCTGCCGGCGGCAAACAGTGA
- a CDS encoding DUF302 domain-containing protein, with product MYYTVESDKSFEQAAADLETAVLRNGFGVLHVHDIGTTLRSKGMNFDEQCKVFEVCNPGQAAKVLSVDMRLNMALPCRISVFTEHGKTRIGMIKPVQILAALSQDERLAQVAKEVEEKTTLMIDEAK from the coding sequence ATGTATTACACAGTCGAAAGCGACAAATCATTCGAGCAGGCCGCTGCGGATCTCGAAACGGCGGTTCTGCGTAACGGGTTCGGGGTGCTGCATGTCCATGACATAGGGACTACCTTGCGCAGCAAAGGCATGAATTTCGACGAACAGTGCAAGGTTTTCGAAGTCTGCAATCCCGGGCAGGCGGCAAAAGTTTTATCCGTCGATATGCGCCTGAACATGGCGTTGCCGTGCCGTATTTCCGTTTTTACCGAGCATGGCAAAACCAGGATAGGCATGATCAAACCGGTGCAGATACTGGCGGCGTTGTCTCAGGATGAAAGACTGGCTCAAGTCGCTAAAGAGGTTGAAGAAAAGACCACGCTGATGATCGACGAGGCGAAATAA
- a CDS encoding polysaccharide deacetylase family protein, whose amino-acid sequence MLNSVMHLPSHNRYDYDPIKGRRVYDWPDATRLAVYIAINVEHFAFGEGLGAELAPGGPQPDILNFAWRDYGNRVGIWRLLDLCDELQLPACGLINSSIYDACPSIPAAFCARGDEIVAHGRSNAERQSVLDEAEERALIDATTATIAMHEGVAPRGWLGPWIAESRSTPDLLKERGYEYLLDWCMDDQPVWLRTRSGPILSIPYPQEINDIPAIAVRRASATEFADMIRDNFAEMYDQAASGPLVMGIALHPYIVGQPYRLRALRPALKEIAKFREKIWLTRPGDINAHVRQLEPEIAP is encoded by the coding sequence ATGTTGAATTCGGTGATGCATTTACCGTCCCACAACCGGTACGATTATGACCCCATCAAAGGCCGTCGCGTTTACGATTGGCCCGACGCCACCCGCCTGGCCGTTTACATTGCAATCAATGTCGAACACTTCGCTTTTGGGGAAGGCCTGGGCGCGGAGCTTGCTCCCGGCGGCCCGCAGCCCGATATACTCAACTTCGCCTGGCGCGATTACGGTAACCGGGTCGGAATCTGGCGATTGCTGGACTTATGCGATGAGCTGCAATTGCCTGCCTGCGGCTTGATCAATTCAAGCATTTATGACGCCTGCCCGTCGATCCCCGCCGCGTTTTGCGCCCGCGGCGATGAAATCGTTGCGCACGGGCGCAGCAATGCCGAGCGTCAAAGCGTGCTGGACGAAGCGGAAGAGCGTGCGCTGATTGACGCAACCACAGCAACCATCGCCATGCATGAAGGCGTCGCGCCTCGCGGCTGGCTTGGGCCGTGGATAGCGGAAAGCAGGTCTACGCCGGATTTGCTCAAGGAACGGGGCTATGAATATCTGCTCGATTGGTGCATGGATGACCAGCCGGTCTGGCTCCGTACTCGCTCGGGACCGATACTGTCCATACCTTACCCACAGGAAATCAATGATATACCTGCAATTGCGGTGCGCCGCGCCAGCGCAACCGAATTTGCGGATATGATCCGGGATAACTTCGCCGAAATGTACGATCAGGCCGCAAGCGGCCCGCTGGTCATGGGAATCGCGCTGCATCCCTACATCGTCGGACAACCCTACCGTCTGCGCGCATTGCGGCCCGCCCTGAAAGAGATTGCAAAGTTCCGCGAGAAGATCTGGTTGACCCGTCCCGGCGACATCAACGCCCATGTGCGACAACTGGAACCGGAGATCGCGCCCTGA
- a CDS encoding L,D-transpeptidase family protein: MTTATCRTKLSLISAILLCCLAGRLFAGELPIESVRVLKSEHKLQLLSANEVTREFHAVFGSNPLGHKTQEGDGKTPEGVYLLDYKKSDSAFHKAIHISYPGERDIASAQARDMEPGGLIMIHGQKNGLGWLSFISRYLNWTNGCIALSNADMDQVWDLVKEGTKIELLP, from the coding sequence GTGACTACGGCAACCTGCAGGACGAAGCTGAGCCTGATAAGCGCTATTTTGCTTTGTTGCCTTGCCGGCCGGCTATTTGCCGGTGAGCTGCCGATCGAATCGGTACGCGTGTTGAAGTCAGAGCATAAACTGCAGCTGCTATCCGCGAATGAGGTTACGCGCGAGTTTCATGCCGTCTTCGGCAGCAATCCGCTGGGACATAAAACACAGGAAGGCGACGGCAAAACCCCCGAAGGCGTTTATCTGCTGGATTACAAAAAATCCGACAGCGCGTTCCACAAGGCGATTCATATCTCTTATCCCGGCGAGCGGGATATCGCTTCGGCACAAGCGCGCGATATGGAGCCGGGCGGTCTGATCATGATCCACGGCCAGAAGAACGGCTTGGGCTGGCTTTCTTTTATCAGCCGATATTTAAACTGGACCAACGGCTGTATCGCCTTGAGCAACGCCGATATGGACCAGGTCTGGGATCTGGTAAAAGAGGGAACGAAAATTGAGCTTCTTCCGTAA